One genomic segment of Bradyrhizobium prioriisuperbiae includes these proteins:
- a CDS encoding MBL fold metallo-hydrolase — translation MKTLNAIVVVAVLIFGVGAATAQNAPPVSTKKVEGTDNVYLFRYGGHQSMFIVTPQGVIATDPISYLRPAKPYIDAIKAVTDKPIKYVIYSHHHYDHIAGGKPFKDLGAIFIAHRRARERLLELKKQNALLPDEVMPDQVFDGKKTITLGGTTLELIYVGRNHSDNSVVMRLPKEKLVFVVDFAPIEAVQFRNIPDNASPVDYVDSLKKLAALDWDRMLTGHPYAGGRYGTKKDVQDDIAYMEDLSAEVKKAADAGKCFDTAMKEVKLPKYEKWANYETSLPANVERFCYWWARGY, via the coding sequence ATGAAGACCTTGAATGCCATTGTCGTTGTCGCGGTTCTGATTTTTGGTGTCGGGGCGGCAACGGCACAAAACGCCCCGCCGGTGTCGACCAAAAAGGTGGAGGGCACCGACAATGTCTACCTTTTCCGCTACGGCGGCCATCAATCGATGTTCATCGTGACACCGCAGGGCGTCATCGCCACCGATCCAATTTCCTACTTGCGCCCGGCCAAGCCCTATATCGACGCCATCAAGGCCGTCACCGACAAGCCGATCAAATACGTCATCTACAGCCATCACCATTATGATCACATCGCCGGCGGCAAGCCGTTCAAGGATCTCGGCGCGATCTTCATCGCGCACCGGCGCGCCCGCGAACGCCTGCTCGAATTGAAAAAGCAGAACGCGCTGCTGCCTGATGAGGTGATGCCCGACCAGGTGTTCGACGGCAAGAAAACCATCACGCTCGGCGGCACCACGCTGGAGCTGATCTATGTCGGCCGCAACCATTCGGACAATTCGGTGGTGATGCGGCTGCCGAAGGAGAAGCTGGTGTTCGTGGTCGACTTTGCGCCGATCGAGGCGGTGCAGTTTCGCAACATTCCCGACAATGCCTCGCCGGTGGACTATGTCGATTCGCTGAAGAAGCTTGCCGCGCTGGACTGGGACCGGATGCTCACCGGCCATCCCTATGCGGGCGGACGCTACGGCACCAAGAAGGATGTCCAGGACGACATCGCCTATATGGAGGATCTCTCGGCGGAAGTGAAAAAGGCGGCGGACGCCGGCAAGTGTTTCGACACCGCGATGAAGGAGGTCAAGCTGCCGAAATACGAAAAATGGGCGAACTATGAGACCAGCCTGCCCGCCAATGTCGAGCGCTTCTGCTACTGGTGGGCACGCGGATACTGA
- a CDS encoding NAD(P)/FAD-dependent oxidoreductase — protein sequence MTHPPRIAIVGAGPGGLTLARLLFVAGLDATVFEREAHALERPQGGTLDLHVQTGQLALERAGLTAEFLRIARYDDQGTRLYDSQGQLLLAHDEASGGDRPEVDRTALREILLASLPAASVRWGHTLRDVSARDDGTYDLSFDDGTRAGPFDLVVGADGAWSRVRPLVSRYQPQYSGLTFVEFGIDDVDARHPALSALVGRGKIGIEGQGRGLIVQRNGHAHLRGYAFFRVPADWAAQRFDFATPATARAQLAAEYDGWAEGLIDLIRAGNDAIAARPIHALPVGHHWPNRIGITLIGDAAHLMSPFGGEGVNAAMLDAAELARHLSESSDWREAVKTFEEEMFSRVVEPATGAAEAAATELSHVSLELSLAHYRAYMTAQGESASRPQ from the coding sequence ATGACGCATCCACCCCGCATTGCCATTGTCGGCGCCGGCCCCGGCGGGCTGACGCTGGCCCGCCTGCTGTTTGTCGCCGGCCTCGACGCCACCGTGTTCGAACGCGAGGCCCATGCGCTGGAGCGGCCGCAGGGCGGCACACTGGACCTGCATGTGCAGACCGGACAGCTGGCGCTTGAGCGCGCCGGCCTCACCGCGGAGTTCCTGCGGATCGCGCGTTACGACGACCAGGGCACCCGGCTCTACGACAGCCAGGGGCAGCTGCTGCTCGCCCACGACGAGGCCAGCGGCGGCGACCGGCCGGAGGTCGACCGCACCGCGCTGCGGGAGATCCTGCTGGCATCGCTGCCGGCGGCGTCGGTTCGCTGGGGCCACACCCTGCGCGACGTGTCTGCGCGCGACGACGGCACTTACGATCTGTCGTTCGACGACGGCACCCGTGCGGGGCCATTCGATCTCGTGGTCGGCGCCGACGGCGCCTGGTCGCGGGTGCGGCCGCTGGTCTCGCGGTATCAGCCGCAATACAGCGGATTGACCTTCGTCGAGTTCGGCATCGACGATGTGGATGCGCGCCATCCGGCGCTGTCAGCGCTGGTCGGACGCGGCAAGATCGGCATCGAGGGCCAGGGGCGCGGCCTGATTGTGCAACGCAACGGCCATGCCCATTTGCGCGGCTATGCTTTTTTCCGCGTGCCCGCGGACTGGGCGGCGCAGCGCTTCGACTTCGCCACTCCGGCCACGGCGCGCGCGCAGCTCGCCGCCGAATACGACGGCTGGGCCGAGGGCCTGATCGACCTGATCCGTGCCGGCAATGACGCGATCGCGGCCCGGCCGATCCATGCGCTGCCGGTCGGCCATCACTGGCCCAATCGCATCGGCATCACGCTGATCGGCGACGCCGCACACCTGATGTCGCCATTCGGCGGCGAAGGCGTCAACGCCGCGATGCTCGACGCCGCCGAACTGGCGCGCCATCTCAGCGAAAGCAGCGACTGGCGCGAAGCTGTGAAGACCTTCGAGGAGGAAATGTTCTCCCGGGTGGTCGAGCCGGCAACAGGCGCGGCCGAAGCGGCGGCGACCGAATTGTCCCATGTCAGCCTGGAGCTGTCGCTGGCGCATTACCGGGCGTACATGACCGCGCAAGGCGAGAGTGCGTCGCGGCCGCAGTAG
- a CDS encoding MarR family winged helix-turn-helix transcriptional regulator: protein MTDPEPFDHPAPLVNMASRAFLRLGERRVKPFGFSIGQLPVLYLLRDGSAMSQRDLARAIKIEQPSMAQILARMERDGWIRRTPDPDDGRSHLVSLTKAALAKLPAARAALHRDRDKALVGFSATETATLLKLLRRLNQNLDRIVAEETEA, encoded by the coding sequence ATGACCGACCCCGAGCCGTTCGATCACCCCGCACCGCTGGTCAACATGGCCTCGCGTGCCTTCCTGCGGCTTGGCGAGCGGCGGGTGAAGCCGTTCGGCTTCAGCATCGGGCAATTGCCGGTGCTCTACCTGCTGCGCGACGGCTCGGCGATGTCGCAACGGGATCTGGCGCGCGCGATCAAGATCGAGCAGCCGTCGATGGCCCAGATCCTGGCGCGGATGGAGCGCGACGGCTGGATCCGCCGCACGCCCGATCCGGACGATGGCCGCAGCCATCTGGTGTCGCTGACCAAGGCGGCGCTGGCCAAACTGCCGGCCGCCCGCGCCGCGCTGCACCGCGACCGCGACAAGGCCCTCGTTGGCTTCAGCGCAACGGAAACCGCGACACTGCTGAAACTGCTGCGGCGGCTCAACCAGAATCTCGATCGTATTGTTGCTGAGGAGACGGAAGCGTGA
- the pdxY gene encoding pyridoxal kinase has protein sequence MLVISIQSQVVHGHVGNSAAVYPMQAEGVTVAAVPTTLLSNHPRYPTVRGRVLDAELVSDLLRGVEERGLVERATVLITGYLGSPAVGAVVADFVARALRRNPKLLYLCDPVIGDDGVGIFVADGLLEVFRDRLVPAASLTTPNQFELELLSGTKARDASGLLAASAGMAAYGRVGVIATGCTLADTAPGNVETILCADGQLWRLATPRLPIHPCGTGDLLTGLVAAHLAKGAPVETALRLAVDGVFAVLVRTQELGSEEMCLISKPIAGL, from the coding sequence ATGCTTGTCATCTCGATTCAAAGCCAGGTGGTTCACGGCCACGTCGGCAACAGTGCCGCCGTCTATCCCATGCAGGCGGAAGGCGTGACCGTGGCCGCGGTTCCCACCACGCTGCTGTCGAACCATCCGCGTTATCCCACCGTGCGCGGGCGCGTTCTGGATGCGGAGCTCGTGTCCGATCTGCTGCGCGGCGTCGAGGAGCGCGGCCTGGTCGAGCGGGCCACCGTTCTCATCACCGGATATCTGGGGTCGCCGGCCGTCGGCGCTGTCGTCGCCGATTTCGTCGCGCGGGCGCTGCGGCGAAATCCGAAGCTGCTCTATCTCTGCGATCCGGTCATTGGCGACGACGGTGTCGGCATCTTTGTCGCCGATGGCCTCCTGGAGGTGTTTCGGGACCGGCTGGTGCCGGCGGCGTCGCTGACGACGCCCAATCAGTTCGAACTGGAGCTGCTCAGCGGCACAAAGGCGCGTGATGCGTCCGGTCTGCTTGCTGCGAGCGCCGGGATGGCCGCTTACGGACGGGTAGGCGTCATTGCCACGGGATGCACCCTCGCCGATACAGCCCCGGGCAACGTCGAGACGATTCTCTGTGCGGATGGCCAGCTTTGGCGCTTGGCCACGCCGCGGCTGCCGATTCACCCTTGTGGCACCGGCGATCTCCTGACCGGTCTCGTGGCCGCGCATCTCGCCAAAGGCGCGCCCGTCGAGACGGCGCTTCGCCTTGCCGTGGATGGCGTCTTCGCTGTTCTCGTTCGCACCCAGGAGCTGGGATCGGAGGAGATGTGCCTCATTTCCAAACCTATCGCCGGTCTTTAG
- a CDS encoding XRE family transcriptional regulator produces the protein MKNIRPLRTPADHQWALKEVERYFKKPPAPGSEEGDRFDVLSALIEHYENEHVAIPAADPIDVLHFALDSMDKTQADLARILGSASRASEILNRKRRLTLDMIRRISEDWNLPIESLTGDYELARNTG, from the coding sequence ATGAAAAATATCCGACCGCTGCGTACGCCTGCAGACCATCAATGGGCGCTCAAGGAGGTCGAGCGCTATTTCAAGAAGCCGCCAGCCCCCGGTTCCGAGGAGGGCGATCGCTTTGATGTGCTCTCCGCTCTTATTGAGCACTACGAAAACGAACATGTTGCCATCCCCGCCGCCGACCCGATCGATGTGCTGCACTTCGCTCTCGATTCAATGGACAAAACCCAAGCTGACCTTGCTCGCATTCTCGGTTCGGCGTCGCGCGCCTCGGAAATCCTGAACCGCAAGCGCCGGCTTACGCTGGACATGATCCGCCGCATCAGCGAGGACTGGAATCTTCCGATCGAGTCTCTCACAGGCGACTATGAGCTTGCGCGCAACACCGGCTGA
- a CDS encoding type II toxin-antitoxin system HigB family toxin: protein MQVLSKRTLRDFWTRHPHAERPLTSWHKIVSDADWDSPSDVKKAFGASVDFVGDNRIIFDIGGNKFRLIVHVAYPFKRVLVKFVGTHKEYDQIDPETV from the coding sequence ATGCAGGTACTGTCGAAGCGAACTCTCAGAGATTTCTGGACGCGGCATCCGCATGCGGAACGCCCGCTAACGAGCTGGCACAAGATCGTCTCGGACGCAGACTGGGACAGCCCATCCGATGTCAAAAAGGCCTTTGGCGCCAGTGTCGACTTCGTCGGCGACAACAGGATCATTTTCGACATCGGCGGCAACAAGTTTCGGCTGATCGTTCATGTCGCCTATCCGTTCAAGCGCGTTCTGGTGAAATTCGTCGGCACGCACAAGGAGTACGACCAAATCGATCCGGAGACCGTATGA
- a CDS encoding helix-turn-helix transcriptional regulator: MKKRVKIEKSSGNVFADLGLPDSDELMLKAHLVMSIAQAIERKGLTQTQAAARIGLKQPDVSKLLRGRFEGFSLERLLSFVRMLGTDVEIKFKPSKPKQEGRILMLA; this comes from the coding sequence ATGAAAAAGCGGGTAAAAATCGAGAAGAGCAGCGGCAATGTTTTCGCCGATCTCGGCTTGCCCGACTCCGACGAACTGATGCTGAAGGCCCACCTCGTCATGTCCATCGCCCAGGCGATCGAACGAAAGGGCCTGACGCAAACCCAGGCGGCGGCACGGATCGGCCTCAAGCAACCCGATGTGTCGAAACTCCTGCGCGGACGATTTGAAGGCTTTTCACTTGAAAGGCTTCTCTCTTTCGTCCGCATGCTTGGGACGGATGTCGAGATCAAATTCAAACCATCAAAGCCGAAGCAAGAGGGTCGGATCTTGATGCTTGCCTAG
- a CDS encoding type II toxin-antitoxin system RelE/ParE family toxin, giving the protein MAKDLTVKEAYFVGSSRKDLQRLPREVRYALAYAILLAQRGGKHPNAKVLKGFGGDGVLEVVEDFDTNTYRAVYTVKFDTAVYVLHAFMKKSTQGRKTSAADMDMIAKRLRQAQTAHDAAKAAREIQTRDRGES; this is encoded by the coding sequence TTGGCAAAGGACCTCACTGTAAAGGAGGCCTATTTTGTCGGATCGAGCAGGAAAGATCTGCAGAGGCTTCCGCGCGAAGTTCGATATGCACTTGCCTATGCGATCCTGCTCGCCCAGCGCGGTGGCAAGCACCCGAATGCCAAAGTTCTGAAAGGGTTTGGCGGAGATGGAGTCCTGGAAGTCGTCGAAGATTTCGATACCAACACATATCGGGCGGTTTACACCGTCAAGTTCGATACGGCGGTGTACGTGCTCCATGCCTTCATGAAGAAGTCCACGCAGGGGCGCAAGACATCCGCAGCCGACATGGACATGATAGCAAAGCGCCTTAGACAAGCGCAGACCGCACACGACGCGGCAAAGGCAGCCAGAGAAATTCAGACCAGAGACCGGGGTGAATCATGA
- a CDS encoding XRE family transcriptional regulator, with amino-acid sequence MKEVDASALGRRMKMRRAKLGLSQETLADRVGMKQQGIDAIEQGRVKRPRLLREIASVLSTSEDWLLWRKGTEEQAAPEQKRVPAGEEFEPDPDLDRPTTELDRPFPDALPQMRGRIGGGSTGTVMTIEVGEMQTREEVADWWRIPAAVLRGLARANLARTVAFTMDGDSMEPTIQRTDIVFVDTSRQQIEPDGIWAVDYGLGRTLKRVAVERPEGHIRYVLKSDNKMYPDQAFDPDEVTVFGRYVGRFSVF; translated from the coding sequence ATGAAAGAGGTGGATGCATCGGCGTTGGGCCGTCGCATGAAGATGCGCCGCGCCAAGCTCGGGCTGTCGCAGGAGACGCTGGCGGATCGTGTCGGCATGAAGCAGCAGGGCATCGACGCCATCGAACAGGGCCGGGTGAAACGTCCCAGGCTGTTGCGCGAGATCGCGAGCGTGCTGTCGACGTCAGAGGACTGGCTGCTGTGGCGGAAGGGCACCGAGGAGCAGGCAGCTCCCGAGCAGAAACGCGTGCCGGCGGGCGAGGAGTTCGAGCCCGATCCCGATCTCGACAGGCCGACGACTGAACTGGACCGTCCCTTTCCCGACGCACTGCCGCAGATGCGCGGACGGATCGGCGGCGGCTCCACCGGCACCGTCATGACCATCGAGGTCGGCGAGATGCAGACGCGCGAGGAAGTCGCCGACTGGTGGCGGATCCCGGCCGCGGTGCTGCGTGGCCTCGCCCGCGCCAATCTCGCCCGCACCGTCGCCTTCACCATGGACGGCGACAGCATGGAGCCGACCATCCAGCGCACCGACATCGTGTTCGTCGACACCAGCCGCCAGCAGATCGAGCCCGACGGCATCTGGGCCGTCGATTACGGCCTCGGCCGCACGCTGAAACGCGTCGCAGTGGAGCGCCCCGAGGGCCACATCCGCTATGTGCTGAAGTCCGACAACAAGATGTACCCGGACCAGGCCTTCGATCCGGACGAGGTCACGGTGTTCGGGCGCTATGTGGGGCGGTTTTCGGTGTTTTGA
- a CDS encoding transcriptional regulator has product MTNNNHAPQGPPAPSPQAQNDAPTVDPASPLSVSGLPLQGLHKSALREACELAGGQKSLAARIGTTQSMVWYWLVRSKRGVPGEFVLAVEAVTGISRHALRPDIFPEPDPTSNTDASSATGASQTIVEDCR; this is encoded by the coding sequence ATGACAAATAACAACCATGCCCCGCAAGGTCCTCCGGCACCCTCGCCACAGGCGCAAAACGACGCTCCGACAGTCGATCCCGCATCACCTCTGTCCGTCTCGGGCTTGCCGCTGCAGGGCCTGCACAAATCGGCGCTGCGCGAGGCTTGCGAGCTTGCCGGCGGGCAAAAATCCCTCGCCGCGCGCATCGGCACCACGCAGTCGATGGTCTGGTACTGGCTGGTGCGCAGCAAGCGCGGGGTGCCCGGCGAGTTCGTGCTTGCCGTCGAGGCGGTGACCGGCATCAGCCGGCACGCGCTGCGGCCCGACATTTTTCCCGAACCTGATCCAACGTCAAACACCGATGCGTCATCTGCGACCGGCGCATCGCAAACAATCGTGGAGGACTGCCGATGA
- a CDS encoding helix-turn-helix domain-containing protein: MTLTSMIPARAPDQPSSADVPAERSVTAALTPAQDKAILTLWGELHDTLQIARRMNRSEAEIANRLAQLRDEDGTAMTPTQYALHHARKRRLARLTAAAAQVPQDSPVVRVAPRDPSRDRQRVTNSWVKRQRGRYSAPLVAREPNPAWTVPSPGSQARYDLPAPTARTIQHAVCAYYQVTLQDLLSPRRHAEIMRPRQVAVWLCRTMTALSMPKIGQLFGDRDHTTILAAIRKVADQLPQDKELRADVEALTQQLHEGTVFQP; the protein is encoded by the coding sequence ATGACACTCACGTCGATGATACCTGCCCGCGCGCCCGACCAGCCATCATCCGCCGATGTTCCTGCGGAACGCAGCGTCACCGCCGCGCTGACACCGGCGCAGGACAAGGCCATCCTGACACTGTGGGGCGAACTGCACGACACGTTGCAGATCGCGCGGCGGATGAATCGCAGCGAAGCCGAGATCGCCAACCGCCTGGCGCAGTTGCGCGACGAGGACGGCACCGCGATGACGCCGACGCAATACGCGCTGCATCACGCCCGCAAGCGGCGGCTGGCGCGGCTGACCGCGGCGGCGGCGCAGGTGCCGCAGGATTCTCCGGTGGTGCGGGTGGCGCCACGTGATCCATCGCGCGATCGACAGCGGGTTACTAATTCCTGGGTGAAACGACAGCGCGGCCGCTACAGTGCGCCGCTGGTCGCCCGCGAGCCGAATCCCGCATGGACAGTGCCGTCGCCAGGATCGCAGGCGAGATACGACCTGCCGGCGCCGACCGCGCGCACCATCCAGCATGCGGTGTGCGCCTATTACCAGGTCACCCTGCAGGATCTGCTGTCGCCACGGCGTCATGCCGAGATCATGCGGCCGCGCCAGGTCGCGGTCTGGCTCTGCCGCACCATGACGGCGCTGTCGATGCCGAAGATCGGCCAGCTGTTCGGCGATCGCGACCACACCACCATTCTCGCCGCGATCCGCAAGGTCGCCGACCAGCTGCCGCAGGACAAGGAGCTGCGCGCCGACGTCGAGGCACTGACGCAGCAGCTGCACGAAGGAACGGTGTTTCAGCCATGA
- a CDS encoding MBL fold metallo-hydrolase — MIFRQLFDQTSGTYSYLLASRRGGEALIIDPVLEKVDRYLQLVRELDLRLVKAIDTHLHADHITGLGALRDKTHCITVMGEQTRADVVSMRLADGDKLTIEGLALDVIYTPGHTDDSYSFVMPDRVFTGDTLLIRGTGRTDFQNGDPRMQFESLFGRLLKLPDATMVFPAHDYKGDTVSTIGEEKAFNPRLQVTSVDEYVELMNNLKLANPKMMDVVVPANLRVGLHQEEIARRGWALTAQQALALAARPDIALIDLRERSERERHGAIPGALHVPYTVLLENIAPGGTLHELAKSTGKRLVFYCAFGERSAMAVQAAQDAGLNTACHIEGGIDAWKKAGCNDSRASTH, encoded by the coding sequence ATGATCTTTCGTCAGCTTTTCGATCAGACCTCGGGCACCTATTCCTACCTGCTCGCCAGCCGCCGCGGCGGTGAAGCGCTGATCATCGACCCGGTGCTGGAGAAGGTCGACCGCTACCTGCAACTGGTGCGCGAACTCGATCTGCGGCTGGTCAAGGCGATCGACACCCATCTTCATGCCGACCACATCACCGGCCTCGGCGCGCTGCGCGACAAGACCCATTGCATCACCGTGATGGGCGAACAGACCAGGGCCGACGTCGTCTCGATGCGGCTCGCCGACGGCGACAAGCTCACCATCGAAGGCCTTGCCCTCGACGTGATCTACACCCCCGGCCACACCGACGATTCCTACAGCTTCGTGATGCCGGACCGGGTGTTCACCGGCGACACGCTGTTGATTCGCGGCACCGGCCGTACCGATTTCCAGAACGGCGATCCGCGGATGCAGTTCGAATCGCTGTTCGGCCGGCTCTTGAAGCTGCCGGATGCGACCATGGTGTTCCCGGCGCACGATTATAAAGGCGACACCGTCTCCACCATCGGCGAGGAGAAGGCGTTCAATCCGCGGCTGCAGGTGACATCGGTCGACGAATACGTGGAGCTGATGAACAACCTCAAGCTCGCCAACCCGAAAATGATGGACGTGGTGGTGCCGGCCAATCTCAGGGTCGGCCTGCACCAGGAGGAGATCGCGCGGCGCGGCTGGGCGCTGACGGCGCAGCAGGCGCTGGCGCTTGCCGCCAGGCCCGATATCGCGCTGATCGACCTGCGCGAACGTTCCGAGCGGGAGCGGCACGGCGCGATTCCGGGGGCGCTGCACGTGCCCTACACGGTGCTTTTGGAAAACATCGCCCCCGGCGGCACCCTGCATGAACTGGCGAAATCCACCGGCAAGCGGCTGGTGTTCTATTGCGCCTTTGGTGAGCGCTCGGCGATGGCGGTGCAGGCCGCGCAGGACGCGGGCCTCAACACCGCCTGCCATATCGAAGGCGGCATCGACGCCTGGAAGAAAGCCGGCTGCAACGACAGCCGGGCTTCCACGCACTAA
- a CDS encoding bifunctional diguanylate cyclase/phosphodiesterase translates to MFRVLGCLTNEHDWRLVLLAGLVCFAASIVAISIFHRAIASQATMRRAWIAIAGAAFGFGIWGTHFIAMLAYEPGVSTGYGVILTGVSLALAMLLTTIGLGIAAGGHAQWRAPIGGGIVGGGIAGMHYLGMWALEVPGRISWAADLVIASIVLGMIFGYVALTIALRGSGRRETLTAALFLTLAVVSHHFTAMGAIEIIPDPTRTPDTLSLSASLLALAIAGVALSVLGMSFIGVLADRRLASRTRTFEGIIQQLSQARQQLEDSQRELQEQTLRLDTAINNMGEGLCMFDADKRLVVCNDRYARMYRLPPQLLQAGTSHHAIITHRITNGILKGETSESAATQVLSNLRALPSDTPSSRVDELADGRLICVTRQPMPGGGWVATHLDVTEQRQAEARIIYMAQHDALTGLPNRTLLRERLEHALAITRRDGPSLAVLMLDLDHFKEINDTLGHPTGDALLQAVAARLNACISDTALIARLGGDEFAVIAHVSNPMIEATALAEQIQKALCTPFDLGDHQVITGTSIGIAVAPRDGADSDEILKCADLALYRSKGSGRGAFHFFEPELDQQMRARRELEHDLRNALASSEFELHYQPFLELESGRISGVEALLRWHHPRRGLVLPKDFIPLAEETGLIVPLGEWVLRTACATAAAWPGDLNVAINLSPAQFRSKDLVALVVGALATSGIAPHRLELEVTETVIMHDSEAVFATLRQLHQLGVRIALDDFGTGYSSLSFLQKFPFDKIKIDRSFVSELAGAKEEARLTARAVVRFAVSLGKTTTAEGVETEDQLDILRADGCAEMQGYYFSRPKRASEVAKMLHTRVRNAAKVA, encoded by the coding sequence ATGTTCCGTGTTCTGGGCTGTCTCACGAACGAGCACGACTGGCGGCTGGTGCTGCTCGCCGGCCTCGTTTGCTTTGCCGCCAGCATCGTTGCCATCAGCATCTTTCATCGTGCCATCGCATCGCAGGCCACCATGCGCCGGGCCTGGATCGCGATCGCCGGCGCCGCCTTCGGCTTCGGGATCTGGGGCACTCATTTCATCGCGATGCTCGCTTATGAGCCCGGCGTGTCCACCGGATATGGCGTCATCCTGACCGGCGTATCCCTCGCGCTCGCGATGCTCCTGACGACCATCGGCTTGGGCATTGCGGCCGGCGGTCACGCGCAATGGCGTGCACCGATCGGCGGCGGCATCGTGGGTGGCGGCATCGCGGGCATGCACTATCTCGGCATGTGGGCTCTCGAAGTCCCGGGCCGCATCAGTTGGGCGGCGGACCTGGTGATCGCATCCATCGTGCTGGGAATGATCTTCGGTTATGTCGCCCTGACGATCGCGCTGCGCGGCAGCGGCAGACGGGAAACACTTACCGCCGCGCTTTTCCTGACCCTTGCGGTCGTGTCGCATCATTTCACGGCGATGGGCGCTATCGAGATCATCCCCGATCCGACACGGACACCGGATACGCTGTCGCTGTCCGCCTCGCTCCTCGCGCTGGCGATTGCCGGCGTCGCCCTGTCGGTGCTCGGCATGAGCTTTATCGGCGTGCTGGCGGATCGCCGGCTCGCCAGCCGGACCCGCACCTTCGAAGGAATCATCCAGCAGCTCTCGCAGGCGCGGCAGCAGCTCGAAGACTCGCAGCGCGAGCTGCAGGAGCAGACACTGCGGCTGGACACGGCGATCAACAACATGGGCGAAGGCCTGTGCATGTTCGACGCGGACAAGCGCCTCGTGGTCTGCAACGATCGTTACGCCCGGATGTACCGGCTGCCGCCGCAGCTGTTGCAAGCGGGAACGTCGCATCACGCCATCATCACGCACCGCATCACCAACGGCATCCTCAAGGGCGAGACCAGCGAAAGTGCCGCAACGCAGGTATTGTCCAACCTGAGGGCACTGCCGAGCGATACGCCGTCGAGCCGGGTCGACGAACTGGCTGACGGCCGCCTGATCTGCGTCACGCGGCAGCCGATGCCCGGCGGCGGATGGGTCGCGACCCATCTCGACGTCACCGAGCAGCGGCAGGCCGAGGCGCGGATCATCTACATGGCCCAGCACGACGCGCTGACCGGCCTGCCGAACCGCACACTGCTGCGGGAGCGGCTGGAACATGCGCTGGCGATCACGCGCCGGGACGGGCCGAGCCTCGCCGTGCTGATGCTCGATCTCGACCATTTCAAGGAGATCAACGATACGCTTGGGCATCCGACCGGCGACGCGCTGCTGCAGGCCGTCGCGGCGCGGCTGAATGCCTGCATCAGCGATACAGCCCTGATCGCACGGCTCGGCGGTGACGAGTTCGCCGTGATCGCGCACGTCTCCAATCCCATGATCGAGGCCACAGCGCTCGCCGAGCAGATCCAGAAGGCGCTTTGCACGCCGTTCGATCTCGGCGACCATCAGGTGATCACCGGTACCAGCATCGGCATCGCGGTGGCTCCGCGCGACGGCGCTGATTCCGACGAGATCCTCAAGTGCGCAGATCTTGCGCTTTATCGCTCCAAGGGCAGCGGGCGCGGCGCGTTCCACTTCTTCGAGCCCGAACTCGATCAACAGATGCGGGCGCGACGGGAGCTCGAGCACGACCTGCGCAACGCACTGGCGAGCAGCGAATTCGAACTGCACTACCAGCCGTTCCTCGAACTCGAGAGCGGACGAATCAGCGGCGTCGAGGCGCTGCTGCGCTGGCATCATCCGCGACGTGGACTGGTGCTGCCCAAGGACTTCATTCCGCTGGCGGAAGAGACCGGCCTGATCGTGCCGCTCGGCGAATGGGTGTTGCGCACCGCATGCGCCACGGCGGCGGCCTGGCCCGGCGACCTCAACGTCGCGATCAATCTGTCGCCCGCGCAATTCCGCAGCAAGGACCTGGTGGCGCTGGTGGTGGGCGCGCTGGCCACATCGGGGATCGCGCCGCACCGGCTGGAGCTCGAGGTGACCGAGACCGTCATCATGCATGACAGCGAGGCGGTGTTCGCGACGCTGCGCCAGTTGCACCAGCTCGGGGTCCGGATCGCTCTGGACGACTTCGGCACCGGCTACTCGTCGTTGAGCTTCCTGCAGAAATTTCCATTCGACAAGATCAAGATCGACCGCAGCTTTGTCAGCGAACTGGCGGGCGCGAAGGAAGAAGCGCGACTTACCGCGCGCGCGGTGGTGCGATTCGCCGTCAGTCTCGGCAAGACGACCACGGCGGAAGGCGTCGAGACCGAAGACCAGCTCGATATTCTGCGCGCCGACGGCTGCGCCGAAATGCAGGGCTATTATTTCAGCCGGCCGAAACGCGCATCCGAAGTGGCGAAAATGCTGCACACGCGCGTCAGAAACGCGGCGAAGGTCGCGTAA